The Thunnus maccoyii chromosome 12, fThuMac1.1, whole genome shotgun sequence genomic interval GCAACTAATAATGTTTGTCATTATCGGTATGTCTGccgattattttattattatttgttattttgtctttaaaatgtcagaaaatagccACATTTTCATAGAGCCCACTGTGGTGCATTCTAAGTGCCTTGATATGTCAGACCAAGAACCTCTCAACCTAAAATGATTCAGTTTGATATTATTGATGACAAGGAAAAGCAACGaatcatcacatcacatcaacaATTCAATATTtcttggggttttttttttttggtttttttttgctttaaaattcatttaaatgatcaattgattatcaaaatagttgccaattcattttgtgttgatcgACTATactcaattaatcaactatttgTTTCAACTCTTAACATTAATGTTACTTACACCCAAAATAAATGGCTTTTGTCtgtttataaataataattagttaaCAATTCagtaatgaattaattttgtcTAACCTACTTACATCTGAAATATCactgttaataaataaaacttgacTACTGCAGAACGGGCGTCAAGTATATCTTAAGATTTATAAGAAACCAATACTTGTGTTTATCAGTTTACAGCTAACGACAGGTTCAGTATGACATGGGTTTAAATGTATCTATGAAtgcttctctcttcctcccctctcctctgcaGTCTGGGGCTTTGGATCTTCTGAAGGAGCTGCGTACTGTCCCCATGACACTGGAGTTGCTTCAGGTATCTTTGCTCATTCCCACTGAAGGCTTATCGTCGACACAGGCAGCACTCAAACCCTGAAGCACTGACACAATGTCTTTCCACAGTCTACCAGAATTGGGATGTCCGTTAATGCCATCCGCAAGCAGAGCACAGACGAGGAGGTGACATCCCTAGCCAAGTCCTTGATCAAATCATGGAAGAAGCTTTTGGGTAATTACTACTTTTCAAGTCTACGCATACtcgaatgtgtgtgtatttgttttgtgtgtatgttattCTTCTGCAGAGATTTTTGTCTCAAACTGTTAGACATGATTGTATCGGCGCCAGTAAACATATCTGTTTGTAACTGATTGTTAACGACTTTATGAAGCCATAGTCAATTTTGATCATTTGCTTATTGTAACACATTGTGCTCTGGTTACACCAGCTGTCAAAAATGTCCTGTCGCACTTTTCTTAAATTACTGACACCTATTCTCAAACCACAGGGGTGTTAGTAAGTGATCTGTtcagcagcacaaacaaatgaacagcAGCCAACAGTTTTAACAAATGCATCCACGCTGATGGCAAGCGTTGGCTAGAGAAGatttaagttattattttatttttttaaagttgttatTGTGTAATATAGGCAGCATATCTTGATATTGTTCTCAATAGTAGTGTAACTTCTGACAGTATTTGATTTTTGCTGCTGAAATAACACAGATTGAAAGTATTCTGTTATGTTATTCTGGGGGTTTTATTCAAAGATCATGAAATAATTTCATGATTAATGACTGAACAGACAAATTATTTATGAAGAcgatgtttttaaaaagcagaagtATCACAAAATTACTACCTCATATGACAGTATATTTCCCAGCCATTACAGTCGCTTTGATTCTTCTTCACTGTcattgtgctgctgtgtgactCGTAATCATTGCTGCAGTTGAAAACAGGCTGTACATATTGTACCTAAAACTTTCTGACACAACACTTCTACTCTGAGGGTGTCCTATCAGCCATGCAATTAAGAGACCAAATAATCACAGTGTCCCTACTTTTATTCCCTCCATTATTGCATGTCTTTCCCTTCTCTCCCCCCCatgctttctgtctttctctaccATCTGCTATCAAAATTGTACACTGATACTCGTCTCTCCACAGatataataaagaaacactACATAATACTATAAAACTGTGGTTCCCACCCTTTTTCCGTAAGGGACCACTACTCTAGAGTAAACTGACGACAGCTGATGAACTGACACGTCTTATGGATATTTCATATTATAACAAAAGTGTaacaataaaagtaaagaaTAGCTGATAAACTGTACAATTAACCCAAATAGTGAACACAATAACTGCAGgatgtttgtgtaaaattaGCAATTTGGATGAATATTGAGCAGATTATTTCCTGTGAATATTTCAGTGCATCAGAAGAAGAGTTGTCcttttatttttagtattattatataattcTGTCTGTATTACatgtactttttaaatttttaattatCATACATACTTAATAGGCTTCTTTTTgatatattcagtgttttttttttctccctgatGCTTGGCCAATGTTCTGTTAGCTGTTTGGTTGTTTTAACTACATACTTTTCTAATGCAGGACAAGACTGTTTACAGAGGGTGAAGTTCTGTTAATATAGCTTGTGTTCATGTCTATTTAGGTTTATGTCTTAAATAACgatcaaaactttaaaaataacaattacatttagttgtttgtttcacagaAATGATTGCAATGctgagacatactgtatatatatatatacatatatttttaaattacaacCCTTAAAATCAAGAAGGCTTCACTCTTATGTAATTTTTCTTACTtgcttgatttgattttattctAGACGAGCCCGGAGGTGGAGAGAAGCCTGCAGATGAGAAGAGGAAAGAGCAAACGACGCCTGTTGTTTCTCCCTCACAGGGAAGCCCAGAGGCAAAAGAAGAAAGGTAACAATACAAGATCATTTTTGATACTTTATTACTGATGGTCAACACAAATCTTCTGCCATTTGTGTGCAGATATTGAAAGTTTTTCTATCCTTTTTATATGTTGCTCTCAAATGTTGTTTGCTTCAATAACACATTCTATTTCTCTTATTGCTCATATAGCAGCTCCAGCAGTAACTCCAGCAGCAAGAGCGAGCCCCCTGATGTTACACCCAACACGTTAATCAACACCTTTCCTCGTGCCCCCAGCACCTCTGACTCTATAAGGCTCAAATGCCGAGAGATGCTGGCAAATGCTCTGCAGGCTGGAGGTAATCTATTGTTATGATATCGAGCAACAAGACAggatatttgttttgtttgtggttggttactgttttctttatttacagtgtttttttaacatttttcgTTTACCCCCtgacatctctttttttttttcttcagatgaTTATATTGCGATTGGTGCTGATTGTGATGAACTTGGAGCACAAATCGAGGAATATATCCTTTTTAGTGAATGGCAAATGTGTTTGAAGCAGATCTTTGTCACTTTTCTTGATTCTGGatgttgttactgtgtttctaaTATGCACATTAGAGCTGCTACTAAGCAACTAggttattttcattgttgatttatctgttgtatatttttccaattaatctattaattgaaGAGTGAAAGTTTAGAAAATAGATAcagaataataattattatattatttattgactattattaattgttattatatatttgtattaataataaatacatttccagAGCTCAAGGTAATTTTCTTTACAAATTACTGAACAGATTTatcaattatcagaattgttGTGAATTTATCTTCTGGCAATGAACTGATCAATGAAGCAACCAATTATTTCTCCACTGTTGCACTTAAAAGGCCTTTTAATATAAGTAAAGTTTTAGGCTTTACTTTTTCTACAATGCAAAACTTGAATTCCTTAACCTGCCATCACTTATCTTCCAAGAGTTTaagaacacagacatgaaatacAAGAACCGTGTGCGGAGCCGGATTTCAAATCTGAAGGATATGAAAAACCCTAATTTAAGGAGGACCGTGCTATGCGGGAGTGTAACCCCTGAGCGTATGGCTAAGATGACTGCAGAGGTGTGTTGGCTGTAGATGACTTATAAGGGAAATGGTACACAGTCAGCAGTGTAAATATTCCAGCACTGTCTCTGCAGTTGCACCATTTCTCTTACATTTGTTATAgcaaaatgtgtctttttactTCTACTCGGATATAATTTAATTGAATAAAGTATGTCTTTAATTACAACATAAACAGATTAAAATTGGTTTgcttaaattattattatcatcattattattactgacattCTTCTGTTTCTGTAGGAAATGGCCAGTGATGAGCTGAAGGAAATGAGGAAGAATTTGACCAAAGAGGCTGTCAGGGACCACCAGATGGCCACCACTGGGGGCACTCAGACAGATCTATTCACCTGTGGCAAGTGCAAGGGGAAATGCTGCACCTACACACAGGTACAGATCACCTTTTATGCTTCTTTTTAACTGTGGCAGTAGCAGAAGCTTTTACTGACGTTGTGGTGTATGGTTAAAATAGGTTTGGCAAGAAATTACATGTTTTGTAAAGTCATATTTAACCCTTGCTTGTTTGGTATGATATAGTAATACATTCATTGTCCATTTTTATCCTTTCCTCAGGTTCAAACTCGCAGTGCTGATGAGCCAATGACCACATTTGTCTTCTGCAATCAGTGCGGAAATAGATGGAAGGTATGTGGCTTAATGTGGGCTATGTTGACTCCCTCTGACTCCCTCTATCCATGCCAAGACTTTAACTTCTGTTTAATTGGTTGGGTTGTATATTTCTCCACATTATAAGCATCAGTACCTTTTGAAGATGCCCTTGTCCACTCTGCACAGGCTGTTTAGTCCCACCCATGTTCAGTTCATCAATGAGTGCCTTTTACATGCACATTAGAGTCCTGGTTTTGGGTCTTATCCCGTTTGTGATTATATTTGGGATGTGTAGTTTACATGATCATAACAGTATTCAGGTTTCTGATGGTCTGCCTACGGGTGTGTCTTGATTCCTGAACATCTCAGGCACTTATTTCTGTACTGACTGAGTTACCTCAACAGTTGAGAATGAACACAGTTTGGTTTCTGGATGTCTAGACTCTGCTTAAGTTATTATTCTTCTGGATTTATCTGCTCTGACAGATCACCAGTAATGGAAAACACAAGCGACAGCATATTTCATGATCTGCATTACTTAAGTCAAAATTTCCTCCCTTAGTTTGATAAAtcaaaatttttgtttttgcacgaTGTATAAATGCGTCACAACAGTCCTGTAAACTGTGACATGATTAGTTACACTACATGCACACCTGCCGCAGTTTACAGGACTGTCAAGACTCCAGGTAGCTAACTCTCTCTGGCTATCTCATAGTGAATTTAACGGGACATCTGTCAGAtggacagactgaaaaaaactCTTGGTTTGTGTTAGTTGACAAGGTATCATCTCTGTTGAGGAGAGTTGAAGTGCTAGAAAATGCTAGCTAGCAGCAGTGTGCAGATATCAGGCTGATGTTttataaagaaacacaaacaacagctgatCAATTAGTGAGCGGACCCTTCTACTCTACCTGTGCTGAAGCTGATTATTAAACTGAATGCTCACAATTTACTCAGTTGAAGCATGGTACTTGATAACCTGTATTTAATGCATAATCCTTGCAAGTGGTGCAAGGATTATTCTTCTCAACTgtcttaaaaaatgtgaatcgaCCCcaagcctgaaaaaaaaaatcgagaTTCAATTTTTGCCTGCAAACGTGGCAGAGAATGATCTGAAACCGGGATCAGGCGTTTACATCCCACAGTATCCTGGGAAGTATTCAAGCTAGTATATCCAGGATTCTGAAACCAGGATATggtttttacatgcaaaacacatAACCAGGACAACCTGATCATAATCAGGATACTCATGCACATGTAAACGCACTCAGTGTtatttggtttttgtgtgtctttgtagcCTAGGGGTTAAGATGTGTACCATATATTTGCATCGTCCGTGGTTTAATTTCAGGGGACTGTAGACCTTTGTTTCATGACATACTCCTCTTTCCCCTCATGTTACTTGTTGGTATCTATACTGTCAAGTATCTGAATACAGACAAGAAAGCTCCCCATAAAatccaaaaaatgttatttggCCTTTAAATAGAAACTAGTGTGTtgtgaatgaatattttatctAGCTTAAAAATGCATGAATGCAGGTGTGGTAATGAATGTCAGTAGAGATTAACTGACTCATTCATCCATTGCATTTGAAGAGGGAGAATAatactactgtatatgttttgtatatgtgtatatatcatGAATTTAAACAAGTGTATTACCATTAAACATAGTCTTATAATTAATTAAAGAGTGGAAAGATgtcagagaaaagaaataaaatctataTTGGATTACACTTTAGGGATTTTGCTGTTTGGAATACATTGTCAGTCTTTGTTGATATTAAGATATTATATATTGGACTATTTGTTCATGActttatattcagtgtttaaAGTAAATATTCCAGTATCTGGgtattaatttgtgttttttttgtgtgttttctagtTCTGCTGAACTTGCAGGCATCATCCTCGGCACTCCAAGTAGCAAAATTCCTGGACCAGATTCTGTCTATCTGCAACAGATTGGAGCTTTTTTCTCTGTGGTACATGGTACACAAAATGCCATACAAAGATGCCACTGCAGTTACCGTTTGAGTAAATATCCTGTTCATAGATCGAGCTCATCGTCCGTTACCTAATGCCCTCCCTCCCAAAATCTTTTACTATTGTTATTAGTTGTTTCCCACTGTCAGATATATGCGATCAATCTTGTCTCATTCtcttttatctgcattttttataTGTAGTTTTAACACTTTGGACAATGTTGTTTTGCTTTCCCTCACAACAttgcattgttttatttaatttcccaaTAAAGTGTAATCCATTTGATTAAAAAGAAGTGCTTTTCATTAGCCGTCCGTTATGATGTGCCTCCAGTCTGCTCTGGTTATGTGAATCTTTAACATTATACTAATGCAATTAGGGATCTGAGAGGgctaccgtgtgtgtgtgtgtgtgtgtgtgtgtgtgtgtgtgtgtgtgtgtgtgtgtgtgtgtgtgtgtgtgtatacatttgCTATTGGTGGAATATTCATCACATCAAAGTGGATGCTGATGTATGCACATTAATCTGTTTAGGGACAGGATAATGTTATTGGCTGAACCAGGGGAGGATACACAATTGTTTCCTCGAGGTTTTTTTAATTGCCAGGTGCAACCACTCTATGTTGATGAGCTGCTGTGGCTGCCTTACCGCCACACAAACTGAACCCAGACCAGTTGCATAAGAGTGAGGCTGTTCAGTCAGTGAAAGTCTGATCTTGGGGAAGGATGTGCAACCATCAACTACTATTAAATACTATTTTACTACCATATGAAGCTCAAGTgtgcaacatgttttttaagATTTAGGTTCTACTGTCTGTAATGGACACCTCACTGCAGCTCTTGTGTGTATCTAATAGGGGCCACCTAAGTTGGGTCAATAAGTTGACCCGTCTGATTAACAAcaaattgtaaattaaattgGTGAGTTTCTTTACCTTGATTCACCTGATCAATCTGTTTTATGGTGGAAAAACCTAATATTTTGAGTAAAAGTTATCCTGTAATGCTGTGGTTTTCTCTCAaagttaatataataatataatcatataaGCAGACACTGTGAGCAGACGTTAATTTGCGTCAAAGTGTCACAAACCAGGTAGGGAACCACTGCTGTAATGAAAACAGGGAGACTTGCACATTTTGCTTATGTTTAACTATATTTTCCAGTATTTTCTATCATCTGCAAAGTTATTGAAAAACCTTTAACTCTGCTTATTATTAGTTAGGGTGAACTCAGTGCTGCCTTACGTCATCATGAGCCATACCCAGATCAATCACACAAGAGCAAGTCAGTTTACTTGTTAAAAGTCTAATCTTGTGGCATACCAGGTGTccaaatttttgttttatttatgacccTTTGCTTTGTATTTAGTGGTATCTCCTTCAAAGAATATGCAGAATACAGAATGATTTTGCCCATGTTTACCTTCATaccaatattttaatttatcttCTGACTTATTCTGATATATCAAAAATGCTCCTGCACACCATAAGGTCTTTGGTTTGTAGGATCAaaaactctaaatttgaccaccaaactaaaatgtttgtatgaattTTGCCTGATGAAGGTTGATGATTGAAACGTGTGTTTAGTATTTATGTGTTGTGGTTTTGTGATAAAAATCACTGCAGAGTCAGTAAAATTATTGtgctttattttatcttaatcAAAATGCCCACAAGTCATTATTTTCTTGGAGagtagcagaaaaaaaactaaaaccatatactgtaaacattcacattatttgtttttttaaaaatgtattcttcaGTAAACTCAGcgcaaaataacacatttcatatagtaaacagaagaagaaacaacatttataGGCATCACTCCAAACCATTGGCTTAGATTGTGTTTGAGGTTGATCTGCGCAGTGTATTCATCAGCTCAAATTGCACATAGTAAGTTAAAGTTAACTCTAAGACAAGTAGAAGTGCCACCGTGAAGCACACAGGTTGGCAAGAAGTTCAGATCAACCAGCCCTATCCATTGATCTTTGTTTGTCCTCAGCAAATAAAGACATGTGTTGTCATCACCCTCCACCATACTGTTTGGTACACGCTACCAAAATGGACTAGTCTAGTCACAACTACGGAATCAAGACAAAACACATGCGATAATTTGGCCAATGAGAGGGACAATTTCCAGTAAACTGGCTTGGTGCTCCAGTAACCACCCTTATGGCAAGAGTTTGAAAACAACTGTTGCCCATGAGAAAGATGTCATAAAATTGAATGTCAAGGCACTTCCCCATGTGAGGATCTTGTCTTTGAGTGACATGTTTGTGAGGCAACAAAGTAATTCAACTAAAACTATCAGAATACATAAAAGTATTTAACACTTGGCAACTCCAATTTTAGTCAATGGAAACGCTCTCAATAAACGTATGAACACAGTTTACATGGTAGCTTTGGTGTTGCTGCTAACCTGGCCTGACCCGTGTCAATTGAGAACATCATCAATTTCTTACAGCAAATGGccttttaaattttttgttgttgttaaaatCTTGCAGGACTATAAATAAATGGCTCAACCTGCTGTCAAAAACTAATTTCACAAATTTCGGTATCACTTTATTGTATAGGGTCTGTAATTTCTGAATAATTTCCTATTTTCAATGTAATTTCTTGGAGGAAACTGTAATTTAGTACTAATTAGTGCTTTAACAGAGACAGCTTCCAATTGGTACACTTCCATTTGATTAATCCCAATTGATTGCTAACATAGCATAGTCATACGAAAGAGTGTAAAATGTGTCTACAGGTAAACATACAATTTAACATAAATGTAGAGTTAAAgcaaaagtttgacattttgggaaatttgcgTATTCGTAGAGGGTTCAATGAGAGGAGCAATACCACTTTAagtctgtatggtaaatatgaagccaggagacggttagcttagcttagcgtaaagactgaaaaagaggaaatagctagcatggctctgtctGAAGGAAACAAAATCAGCCACCggcatctctaaagctcacaaattaatgtattatatcttgtttgtttaatccatacaaagtGTAAAACTAttgtaaagtgtaaaaaaatgcTATTTTACAGGGGATTATGTGCCGGACTATTTCTTGACCGGGAGCAGTTTCTAGGCAACTAATCCGTCACATATGTACAACGGCAAATTGTCGATTTTACACTTAGGTTtttaaacagattaaacaagAGATATATCATCGTAATTtatgagctttagaggttctAGTATAGGTGTATTTTGTTAcgtttggacagagccaggctagctgtttccctctgtatcctgtctttgtgctaagctaagctatcCTGATtgttggctgtagcttcatatttgacagacaaacagagtgCTATCGTTCTTCcaaaaaaattaacataataaaataatttccaaaatgccaaactaCCCCTATATGTTTCCAATCATTTTTGATGAATTAATATTTACCTCAGTTTAAATGGAAGGAAATTCTCGTTTCATCTTATAATTAGCACAAAGTTACATAGTTCCTTcaaggaaacaaaaaatattaggaaaTTACAGATTCGTAAAAAATAAAG includes:
- the tcea1 gene encoding transcription elongation factor A protein 1 isoform X2, with the translated sequence MGKKEEEDIIRIAKKMDKMAQKKNGSGALDLLKELRTVPMTLELLQSTRIGMSVNAIRKQSTDEEVTSLAKSLIKSWKKLLDEPGGGEKPADEKRKEQTTPVVSPSQGSPEAKEESSSSNSSSKSEPPDVTPNTLINTFPRAPSTSDSIRLKCREMLANALQAGDDYIAIGADCDELGAQIEEFIFQEFKNTDMKYKNRVRSRISNLKDMKNPNLRRTVLCGSVTPERMAKMTAEEMASDELKEMRKNLTKEAVRDHQMATTGGTQTDLFTCGKCKGKCCTYTQVQTRSADEPMTTFVFCNQCGNRWKFC
- the tcea1 gene encoding transcription elongation factor A protein 1 isoform X1, translated to MGKKEEEDIIRIAKKMDKMAQKKNGSGALDLLKELRTVPMTLELLQSTRIGMSVNAIRKQSTDEEVTSLAKSLIKSWKKLLDEPGGGEKPADEKRKEQTTPVVSPSQGSPEAKEESSSSSNSSSKSEPPDVTPNTLINTFPRAPSTSDSIRLKCREMLANALQAGDDYIAIGADCDELGAQIEEFIFQEFKNTDMKYKNRVRSRISNLKDMKNPNLRRTVLCGSVTPERMAKMTAEEMASDELKEMRKNLTKEAVRDHQMATTGGTQTDLFTCGKCKGKCCTYTQVQTRSADEPMTTFVFCNQCGNRWKFC
- the tcea1 gene encoding transcription elongation factor A protein 1 isoform X3, with translation MTLELLQSTRIGMSVNAIRKQSTDEEVTSLAKSLIKSWKKLLDEPGGGEKPADEKRKEQTTPVVSPSQGSPEAKEESSSSSNSSSKSEPPDVTPNTLINTFPRAPSTSDSIRLKCREMLANALQAGDDYIAIGADCDELGAQIEEFIFQEFKNTDMKYKNRVRSRISNLKDMKNPNLRRTVLCGSVTPERMAKMTAEEMASDELKEMRKNLTKEAVRDHQMATTGGTQTDLFTCGKCKGKCCTYTQVQTRSADEPMTTFVFCNQCGNRWKFC